AAATATAGCTGTTGGAGCCTTATCTCTTTATAATTTTCTCATATCTTTTGTATTTATGGTTTGGCTACAAATACCATTCTTTGTACACATAAACAAATTAAGGAAAAATGTTCCTCAAATATTCTTGTCTCCCTCTCTTGGATTCCTTCACATATCTCTCTTAATTCTTCACCAAAATCTCTCAAAAAATTCTCATAAACTCTCATTAACTCTCATaaactttcatggtatcagagccacaagCTCTTGAAACCTAAATCTCTTCCGCAAATTGCTCTGGTTTTATCTCTCCTCTGTTCTTGATCTGTTCTTGAATTTTTCCAGTTGTGTTCTTGTGATTCTTGATGGATTCAGGAGAAAACTCAAGAATGGTGGTGATTCCAGTTATTCTTAAAGGAGCTAACTATCTACATTAGGCAAGGCTTGCAAAGACAGCTCTTGGAGGCAGAGGGCTTTGTGAGACTGTTGAAGAAGGCAGGCCACAAAAGAAGACtatcctaggagaggatggcaaagaggttgttgttgttgttgttggcgCCAAGAAGAAATGTCAAGAGGATCAGTTGGTGTTGTCCATTCTTCAGCACAGTCTTGACCCCTCACTTCAGGAAGGTTACTCCTATTGTGAAACTTCCAAAGAGTTGTGGGATACACTTCAGAAGGTATATGAAAACAATTCCAACATCAGTAGATTCTTTGAAGTCAGGAGGGCTATCAATACTCTTAGTCAAGAGGACAatgattttgataaacattttggGAAGTTCAGATCCTTGTGGGCTGAACTTGAGATGCTCAGGCCATCAACTATTGATCCTGATGTGCTTAATcaaaggagagagcaagacaaggtctttgcttTGCTACTTACCCTCCATCCAAGCTATGGTGACCTCATCAAGCACATCCTAAGGAATAAGGAGCTACCTTCTCTAGATGAGGTATGCTCTGAGATTCACAAGGAGAAAGGCTCAGTTGATCTCTTTGGAGGAGGAAAGAAAGATCTGGTGCTTGCAAACCAGGCTGATGGAGTAGCAAACAAAAGTTCTTACAAAGCTGAAGACAAGAAGGTGTGgatttgtgatcattgcaagaagaaagGCCATGGAAAGTacaagtgctggatactccatccccatctcaagccacAGAAGTTCAGGACAGATTACAATGATGCCAAAGCAAACTTCTCTTGTGATATTGGTGAGCCATCTGTACAAGGCAGCATGCGCCAGACCAATGAAGTTTGTGAGAACAAAGGAAGAGCTTCCAGCAGTGGCTCAACTTTAAGGAACACTCAAGATGAGACCATCAGGAGATCTGATATTGAGGCTCTCATCAAGCTCCTTAAGGATAACTCTGGTAACTTACTTGGTACCTCTTTACATGCTATTGCTTGTGGAACTTCCTTGAATGCtataactaaatttaatttGACAAAACCTTTAGTTATAGATTCAGGAGCTAgtcaccacatgatcagtgatttaaaattgattaaaaacattgtccCTGCCTTAGGAAATGTTACAATAGCTAATGGTGAAAGAGTACCAATTAAAGGAGTATGTAATCTTAGGTTGTTTAACAAAGattctaaagctttctatatgcctagCTTCACCTCAAACTTGTTATCAGTTAAAAGAGCTACTAATGACTTGAATTGCAGTGTTACTTTCACTCCTAATGATGTCTATTTTTAGGATATTGAAACTAgtaggttgcttggcaaaggtgtcaccaagggagacttgtacttGCTTGAAAATACTAAGCTTGGTGCCGATTTATCCCATGCTTTAAATTCCATTTCTGATTTCTCTAAAGAtgtattgtggcatgctagattaggacatcctcattctaGGGCTTTAaacatcatgttgcctagtatttcctttaagaatgattgtgaggcttgtatcttACGCAAACATTGTAAATCTGTTTTCTCTAGATCAAGTACtctttatgaaaattgctttgacctgattcactctgatgtatggattGCGCCATGTTTATCTAGAGAGCATCATAACTGTTTTGTGActtttatagatgaaaaatcaaaatatactttGATCACACTGATGcaatctaaagatagggtcttAGAAGctttcataaattttcaaaattatgtatctaaccatttcaatgccaaaataaaaattttgagatcagataatggaggataATACACAAGCAATGCTTTTAAACAACACTTGGCCAAATATGGGATGATCCATCAAACTAGTTGTCCatacactccacaacaaaatggagtagctttgagaaaaaatagacatctcatggaggttgcaaggagcatgatgttccatacaaGCATGCCCAAAAtatattggggagatgatgtcCTTACTGCCTGCTActtgatcaataggatacctACCAGGATCTTTCAAGATCAATCTCCATATCAGGTACTGAACAAAACTAAACCATCCATAGAGCATATACGTGTGTTTGGGTGCTTGTGTTTTGTCTTGATTCCAGGAGAGCAAAGAGATAAGCTGGCGCATAGAAGCACCAGGGCAGTGTTTATTGGCTATTCTCCTCACCAAAAGGGCTACAAATGCTTTGTTCCAGAGACTAGGAGAGTCTTGATAtcaagggatgtgaagtttgtagaatCCATAGGCTATTATGatggaaagagttgggatgagctCAAAGATCTTTCTCAATCAGCCTCAGATAGAGCAAACAACCTTAGGAGAGTAATGGAGAGCCTGAGAATCAGTATGCCTTCTCTACCAAGGGTGGAACCTGTCCCTGAATATGTACCATCTACTGCAGCAGATAGTGTTGAGAGcactcatcttgatcatgaggggggcagTAGAAATGTTGAGCAGTCTACacaagctcaacctgaagagAACTCAGTagctcatgatcaagatgagatgccATCAGAATCAGAT
This Brassica napus cultivar Da-Ae chromosome C6, Da-Ae, whole genome shotgun sequence DNA region includes the following protein-coding sequences:
- the LOC106359129 gene encoding uncharacterized protein LOC106359129 translates to MLRPSTIDPDVLNQRREQDKVFALLLTLHPSYGDLIKHILRNKELPSLDEVCSEIHKEKGSVDLFGGGKKDLVLANQADGVANKSSYKAEDKKVWICDHCKKKGHGKYKCWILHPHLKPQKFRTDYNDAKANFSCDIGEPSVQGSMRQTNEVCENKGRASSSGSTLRNTQDETIRRSDIEALIKLLKDNSGNLLGTSLHAIACGTSLNAITKFNLTKPLVIDSGASHHMISDLKLIKNIVPALGNVTIANGERVPIKGVCNLRLFNKDSKAFYMPSFTSNLLSVKRATNDLNCSVTFTPNDVYF